The sequence TCCGCGCCGCATTTTTTCCAGTGACGCGGTGACCTGATCCAGCTCGTCGTCACGGTATCTTTTGCAAAGCGCGATGGGTTGTTCCAGGTTGGCGGGGGAGATGTCGCGGACCCGGGCGGCCAGGGCGTGCAGATGCATGCCCACCTGGCGGTGGAAAAGAAAAAGCAGGGCCGAGGCCATGAGCAGCGCGACAATGGCCTCGCCAAAGAGAATTTCCAGGAATTCGCGGCCGACCTGATCCCTGATCCCATCCAGCGAGGCCACAAGCACCAGTTTGCCCAGTTCATACGGCTGATCGTTGAAGGAAAAGGTGAGGTCGAATTCGCGTCGTATGGATCTTTTGGCGTCGACACGGCCCGCAGCGGCGATGGTCTTGCCGGATTGGACAATGGTTGCGTGCACGAAGTTCGGCCGCGCGACGAGTCCGTGCAGCTGGATGTCCAGCAAGGTGGTGTCGAGTTGCCACAGGCTCGCGGAGATGCTTTTGAGGTCGCCGGAGGCCACCAGGTCAAGGGATTCGTGTACGGCGGCAATGTTGCTCTTGTATTTGAAATGGAGCTGGACGGCGGCCAGGATTGTGCTGGCCGCCAGACTCAAAAGTCCCATTGAGATGATCAGGCGCAGGCTGAGGCTGCGGCGGGTAGAAAACATTCGAATCCTTGAAGTAGTGCTCCAACAGGTGGAAACGTCGGCCTGGCCGGGATGCGTCTCTTCAGAGACGGTGCACGCTAGCGTTTCATGTTTTTTTTGACAAGAGCGCAATTTTTGCCCTGCTCTCTCTTTTGCCAACAGGCCTGCGTGCTGGTAAGGCTGCTGGTCATGAAACACGGCATGCGGCTTGGCGACTATCTCGACCTTGAATGGTTCCTGGAAAAGGACAGGATTCTGGCTCCCGGAGAAATCCTGGACCGGGATCGAAAAATCGGCCTGGCGGCCAAAGCCGAGGCCGTGCCTTTGAAGCTGCACGCCGCATACTGGCTGGAACATCGCCGGCGCGCGGACGCCGGGGGGCTGCCTTCGCGTTCGCTACGCTCGGTCCTGGTCGTACTGCGCCTTGTGTTCGGGTTTGGCGGCCTGCTGGCGGGCATATCCCTGGTGCGTGCGCTGCTCCTGTATTCGGGCGTTCAGCCGGTCAATGTCTCCGTTTTTCTGCTGCTGGCGGTCTTTCCCCAGGCCGGGCTCAGCCTCCTTGCCGCAGGGCTCCTGGCATTGAGAAGGCTGCGCCGGAACGAATTTCACATTCCGCTTCACTTCGTGTTCGATTTTATTTGGCGCAGACCAGGCAAACTTTCGCCCCAGGCCGGATTTATCCGCGCTCTTTTTCTGCAGCGGGGCTGGCCGGCGCGGATGCTGGGTTGGGAGAGCCTGCGAATCATGCATCTGGGCGGCGTTTGCGTGGCTTTCGGCTCTGCGTCGGGGCTTGCGCTCAGTGTCGCGGTCACGGATCTGGCATTCGGCTGGCAGTCGACCCTGCAGGTCGGGGCGCAGGGCATGCATAGCCTCGTCTCGACTCTGTCCGCGCCGTGGTCCTGGCTGCCTGCGACGTGGGGGTTGGTGCCGACCCTGGTCCAGATCGAGGGCAGCCGCATCATCTTGAAGGATGGCATCGAGGCCCTGGCCAGCGCGGACCTTATCGCCTGGTGGCCATTTTTGTGCATGTGTCTGATGGTTTACGCCCTGCTGCCCAGATTTCTCTTGCTGGTGTCGGCCCACTGGATGCTGCGTCGCGCGGAGCAGCGGTTTGTCCATCCTGACCTTGGGCGCATCCTTGATCGCATGCAGGCGCCGCTGCTCGGCTCGGCCAGGGCAGGAGAGACCCCGTCCGCGCCCTTGCCCCTTGGCGTCAAGCCGGCCGCGGGCGCGGAGCAATCCGGCCTGCAGCCCCAGGGCAATGTCGGCTGCGTGCTGGTTTTGCCGCCGGAGCTTGTGGGCCGGATCGGAGATGATCTTCTCTTTGACCTGACCCGGCGGGTCTGTGGGTATCCCGCTGGGCGCATCATTTCCGCTACCCTTGATCCGGATGATGTCCGGCAGGTGCTGGAAGACTGCGCCGGGCTGGACTGGGCCGGCGGGTTTGAGCGTTTCGTGGTGCTTGTCGAGGCCTGGCAGCCGCCCATCCGGGAGAACCTGCAGGCCCTCACGCTGCTTGGGCAGGCGGACGGGCGGCGCCTGATTCTTGTTTTTTGCGGCCGCCCGTCCGGCGGAAACTGGCTGACCGCCCCCGATGACGCCGAGCGGGAGGTCTGGACCGATGCCATCGCGCGTCTGGCACCGCTGCGCGTCGATATTTTTGGAGCAACCACATGAAGTCCATGCCCGTTTTTGCCGTTATCGGTCATCCCAACGAAGGAAAATCCTCCGTGGTGGCCACCCTGGTCGAGAACGACCAGATCCGCATCAGCCCTCGGCCGGGCGAGACCGTGGAGTCCATGACCTACCCGGTCAGCATCGACGGACAGGACGTCATCGCCTTCGTGGACAC is a genomic window of Desulfomicrobium baculatum DSM 4028 containing:
- a CDS encoding DUF2868 domain-containing protein produces the protein MLVRLLVMKHGMRLGDYLDLEWFLEKDRILAPGEILDRDRKIGLAAKAEAVPLKLHAAYWLEHRRRADAGGLPSRSLRSVLVVLRLVFGFGGLLAGISLVRALLLYSGVQPVNVSVFLLLAVFPQAGLSLLAAGLLALRRLRRNEFHIPLHFVFDFIWRRPGKLSPQAGFIRALFLQRGWPARMLGWESLRIMHLGGVCVAFGSASGLALSVAVTDLAFGWQSTLQVGAQGMHSLVSTLSAPWSWLPATWGLVPTLVQIEGSRIILKDGIEALASADLIAWWPFLCMCLMVYALLPRFLLLVSAHWMLRRAEQRFVHPDLGRILDRMQAPLLGSARAGETPSAPLPLGVKPAAGAEQSGLQPQGNVGCVLVLPPELVGRIGDDLLFDLTRRVCGYPAGRIISATLDPDDVRQVLEDCAGLDWAGGFERFVVLVEAWQPPIRENLQALTLLGQADGRRLILVFCGRPSGGNWLTAPDDAEREVWTDAIARLAPLRVDIFGATT